One segment of Panicum virgatum strain AP13 chromosome 3K, P.virgatum_v5, whole genome shotgun sequence DNA contains the following:
- the LOC120698306 gene encoding uncharacterized protein LOC120698306 isoform X2, whose amino-acid sequence MVLKGKGKLVASDPTSGVTTKASASRRGEKRRRGLGDEAEPPPSLPDAKRPGGRCGCVPKTVDDYDLDNGCILAEARAGHEQQFPLGMPVLESLMRSKKPWEYADKLVPFVHFTRHVREITEACSSEKLRWTPEALLLLKGEAEVYLFDVFAVVIRLARDTLAQPIPWYGKNTRLTPEQEETVFALSCGTSGIPVYVHNMSYSDVKSRSMCLPGEYCQRFLVPRLGSNVGKIKIFFGNNLTSSEVKFSTLRENFRLIKGWHDFIKNNCIVEGNNYAFTFEEEKEGSPLSIRVDTLNDITSYSAKEQGRQVSVQQCSSDEFTPNCQKILVALIPIWSNTLCTWVLDSEYGQEQHQRPQRSREATIPLGYMAAVRRTASTLIPYLHFARMVADCCPSGSRVKRNKLLSLHEAAVEHLVSLYELVYQFAVNQAVANQFATGVRYVYGVASPRTLYA is encoded by the exons atggtgctgaagggaAAGGGCAAGCTGGTGGCCTCCGATCCCACTAGCGGTGTCACCACCAAGGCCTCCGCTTCCCGGCGCGGCGAGAAGCGGCGTAGGGGCCTAGGCGACGAGGCAGAGCCTCCGCCGTCCTTGCCCGACGCGAAGCGCCCGGGCGGCCGCTGCGGCTGTGTCCCCAAGACCGTGGACGACTACGACCTCGACAATG GTTGCATTCTTGCAGAAGCAAGGGCGGGGCATGAGCAGCAATTCCCGCTAGGCATGCCAGTGCTAGAGTCGTTGATGCGCAGCAAGAAGCCCTGGGAATACGCTGATAAGCTTGTTCCCTTTGTGCACTTTACCCGTCAT GTGCGGGAGATTACTGAAGCCTGCTCAAGTGAAAAGTTGCGCTGGACCCCTGAGGCGCTTCTTCTATTAAAAGGA GAAGCAGAGGTTTACTTGTTTGATGTGTTTGCGGTTGTGATTCGGTTGGCTCGAGATACTT TGGCGCAACCCATACCATGGTATGGGAAGAACACAAGGCTCACACCAGAGCAAGAAGAAACCGTGTTTGCTTTGTCATGTGGGACCTCTGGCATTCCGGTGTATGTTCATAATATGAGTTATTCCGATGTCAAATCAAGATCTATG tgtttacCTGGAGAGTATTGTCAGCGTTTTCTAGTCCCTCGCCTGGGTTCCAATGTGGGAAAGATCAAGATATTTTTTGGTAACAACTTGACTAGCAGTGAGGTCAAGTTTTCAACATTGAGAGAAAATTTCAGGCTTATTAAAGGATGGCATGACTTCATAAAAAATAACTGCATCGTGGAGGGAAACAACTATGCTTTCACATTTGAGGAAGAGAAAGAGGGAAGCCCTCTGTCAATTAGGGTGGACACACTTAATG ATATTACAAGCTACTCAGCAAAAGAACAAGGAAGACAAGTGAGTGTGCAACAATGCAGCTCAGATGAATTCACACCTAACTGTCAGAAAATATTGGTCGCTTTGATTCCAATATGGTCAAACACTCTTTGTACAT GGGTGCTGGATTCAGAGTATGGCCAAGAACAACATCAGAGGCCACAGCGATCCCGGGAAGCCACAATACCATTGGGGTATATGGCGGCTGTTAGGAGAACTGCTAGCACGCTCATCCCGTATTTGCATTTTGCTCGTATG GTCGCTGACTGCTGCCCAAGCGGTTCTCGTGTGAAGCGCAATAAGCTCCTATCTTTGCATGAG GCAGCAGTGGAGCACTTGGTATCCCTGTATGAGTTGGTGTATCAGTTTGCGGTGAATCAGGCTGTGGCGAATCAATTTGCCACCGGTGTGA GATATGTctatggcgtcgcctcgcctcgcaCCTTATACGCCTAG
- the LOC120698306 gene encoding uncharacterized protein LOC120698306 isoform X1 has protein sequence MVLKGKGKLVASDPTSGVTTKASASRRGEKRRRGLGDEAEPPPSLPDAKRPGGRCGCVPKTVDDYDLDNGCILAEARAGHEQQFPLGMPVLESLMRSKKPWEYADKLVPFVHFTRHVREITEACSSEKLRWTPEALLLLKGEAEVYLFDVFAVVIRLARDTLAQPIPWYGKNTRLTPEQEETVFALSCGTSGIPVYVHNMSYSDVKSRSMCLPGEYCQRFLVPRLGSNVGKIKIFFGNNLTSSEVKFSTLRENFRLIKGWHDFIKNNCIVEGNNYAFTFEEEKEGSPLSIRVDTLNDITSYSAKEQGRQVSVQQCSSDEFTPNCQKILVALIPIWSNTLCTWVLDSEYGQEQHQRPQRSREATIPLGYMAAVRRTASTLIPYLHFARMVADCCPSGSRVKRNKLLSLHEAAVEHLVSLYELVYQFAVNQAVANQFATGVMTPYISDSTKLTPEEEQAAISLSRDCAPGTRTYIRTILRSDKKRLEFQKKFTVNCLYPYLCSARCKVFADNNLMTAVEVNFRAMPKEGKAGFYGGWPRFMEINGIKIGDVCAFAFKEEKEEEVAPLSVRVRVLRAAP, from the exons atggtgctgaagggaAAGGGCAAGCTGGTGGCCTCCGATCCCACTAGCGGTGTCACCACCAAGGCCTCCGCTTCCCGGCGCGGCGAGAAGCGGCGTAGGGGCCTAGGCGACGAGGCAGAGCCTCCGCCGTCCTTGCCCGACGCGAAGCGCCCGGGCGGCCGCTGCGGCTGTGTCCCCAAGACCGTGGACGACTACGACCTCGACAATG GTTGCATTCTTGCAGAAGCAAGGGCGGGGCATGAGCAGCAATTCCCGCTAGGCATGCCAGTGCTAGAGTCGTTGATGCGCAGCAAGAAGCCCTGGGAATACGCTGATAAGCTTGTTCCCTTTGTGCACTTTACCCGTCAT GTGCGGGAGATTACTGAAGCCTGCTCAAGTGAAAAGTTGCGCTGGACCCCTGAGGCGCTTCTTCTATTAAAAGGA GAAGCAGAGGTTTACTTGTTTGATGTGTTTGCGGTTGTGATTCGGTTGGCTCGAGATACTT TGGCGCAACCCATACCATGGTATGGGAAGAACACAAGGCTCACACCAGAGCAAGAAGAAACCGTGTTTGCTTTGTCATGTGGGACCTCTGGCATTCCGGTGTATGTTCATAATATGAGTTATTCCGATGTCAAATCAAGATCTATG tgtttacCTGGAGAGTATTGTCAGCGTTTTCTAGTCCCTCGCCTGGGTTCCAATGTGGGAAAGATCAAGATATTTTTTGGTAACAACTTGACTAGCAGTGAGGTCAAGTTTTCAACATTGAGAGAAAATTTCAGGCTTATTAAAGGATGGCATGACTTCATAAAAAATAACTGCATCGTGGAGGGAAACAACTATGCTTTCACATTTGAGGAAGAGAAAGAGGGAAGCCCTCTGTCAATTAGGGTGGACACACTTAATG ATATTACAAGCTACTCAGCAAAAGAACAAGGAAGACAAGTGAGTGTGCAACAATGCAGCTCAGATGAATTCACACCTAACTGTCAGAAAATATTGGTCGCTTTGATTCCAATATGGTCAAACACTCTTTGTACAT GGGTGCTGGATTCAGAGTATGGCCAAGAACAACATCAGAGGCCACAGCGATCCCGGGAAGCCACAATACCATTGGGGTATATGGCGGCTGTTAGGAGAACTGCTAGCACGCTCATCCCGTATTTGCATTTTGCTCGTATG GTCGCTGACTGCTGCCCAAGCGGTTCTCGTGTGAAGCGCAATAAGCTCCTATCTTTGCATGAG GCAGCAGTGGAGCACTTGGTATCCCTGTATGAGTTGGTGTATCAGTTTGCGGTGAATCAGGCTGTGGCGAATCAATTTGCCACCGGTGTGA TGACACCATACATCAGTGACTCCACAAAGCTGACGCCGGAGGAAGAACAAGCTGCAATTAGCTTGTCGCGTGACTGTGCCCCTGGCACTAGGACGTACATTCGGACCATCCTGCGTTCCGATAAAAAAAGATTG GAGTTCCAGAAAAAGTTCACTGTGAACTGTCTGTATCCCTATCTTTGTTCGGCCAGGTGTAAGGTTTTCGCAGATAACAATTTGATGACCGCGGTTGAGGTTAACTTCCGTGCGATGCCGAAGGAAGGGAAAGCGGGCTTTTATGGTGGATGGCCACGCTTCATGGAGATCAACGGTATCAAGATAGGTGACGTGTGCGCCTTCGCCttcaaggaagagaaagaggaaGAGGTTGCTCCTCTGTCAGTAAGGGTGCGCGTCCTTAGGGCAGCTCCCTAG
- the LOC120698306 gene encoding uncharacterized protein LOC120698306 isoform X3 — translation MVLKGKGKLVASDPTSGVTTKASASRRGEKRRRGLGDEAEPPPSLPDAKRPGGRCGCVPKTVDDYDLDNGCILAEARAGHEQQFPLGMPVLESLMRSKKPWEYADKLVPFVHFTRHVREITEACSSEKLRWTPEALLLLKGEAEVYLFDVFAVVIRLARDTLAQPIPWYGKNTRLTPEQEETVFALSCGTSGIPVYVHNMSYSDVKSRSMCLPGEYCQRFLVPRLGSNVGKIKIFFGNNLTSSEVKFSTLRENFRLIKGWHDFIKNNCIVEGNNYAFTFEEEKEGSPLSIRVDTLNDITSYSAKEQGRQVSVQQCSSDEFTPNCQKILVALIPIWSNTLCTWVLDSEYGQEQHQRPQRSREATIPLGYMAAVRRTASTLIPYLHFARMVADCCPSGSRVKRNKLLSLHEAAVEHLVSLYELVYQFAVNQAVANQFATG, via the exons atggtgctgaagggaAAGGGCAAGCTGGTGGCCTCCGATCCCACTAGCGGTGTCACCACCAAGGCCTCCGCTTCCCGGCGCGGCGAGAAGCGGCGTAGGGGCCTAGGCGACGAGGCAGAGCCTCCGCCGTCCTTGCCCGACGCGAAGCGCCCGGGCGGCCGCTGCGGCTGTGTCCCCAAGACCGTGGACGACTACGACCTCGACAATG GTTGCATTCTTGCAGAAGCAAGGGCGGGGCATGAGCAGCAATTCCCGCTAGGCATGCCAGTGCTAGAGTCGTTGATGCGCAGCAAGAAGCCCTGGGAATACGCTGATAAGCTTGTTCCCTTTGTGCACTTTACCCGTCAT GTGCGGGAGATTACTGAAGCCTGCTCAAGTGAAAAGTTGCGCTGGACCCCTGAGGCGCTTCTTCTATTAAAAGGA GAAGCAGAGGTTTACTTGTTTGATGTGTTTGCGGTTGTGATTCGGTTGGCTCGAGATACTT TGGCGCAACCCATACCATGGTATGGGAAGAACACAAGGCTCACACCAGAGCAAGAAGAAACCGTGTTTGCTTTGTCATGTGGGACCTCTGGCATTCCGGTGTATGTTCATAATATGAGTTATTCCGATGTCAAATCAAGATCTATG tgtttacCTGGAGAGTATTGTCAGCGTTTTCTAGTCCCTCGCCTGGGTTCCAATGTGGGAAAGATCAAGATATTTTTTGGTAACAACTTGACTAGCAGTGAGGTCAAGTTTTCAACATTGAGAGAAAATTTCAGGCTTATTAAAGGATGGCATGACTTCATAAAAAATAACTGCATCGTGGAGGGAAACAACTATGCTTTCACATTTGAGGAAGAGAAAGAGGGAAGCCCTCTGTCAATTAGGGTGGACACACTTAATG ATATTACAAGCTACTCAGCAAAAGAACAAGGAAGACAAGTGAGTGTGCAACAATGCAGCTCAGATGAATTCACACCTAACTGTCAGAAAATATTGGTCGCTTTGATTCCAATATGGTCAAACACTCTTTGTACAT GGGTGCTGGATTCAGAGTATGGCCAAGAACAACATCAGAGGCCACAGCGATCCCGGGAAGCCACAATACCATTGGGGTATATGGCGGCTGTTAGGAGAACTGCTAGCACGCTCATCCCGTATTTGCATTTTGCTCGTATG GTCGCTGACTGCTGCCCAAGCGGTTCTCGTGTGAAGCGCAATAAGCTCCTATCTTTGCATGAG GCAGCAGTGGAGCACTTGGTATCCCTGTATGAGTTGGTGTATCAGTTTGCGGTGAATCAGGCTGTGGCGAATCAATTTGCCACCGGT TGA